Genomic DNA from Solanum pennellii chromosome 3, SPENNV200:
AAAACAATAAGGTTTAATGCTCCCTGCATCAACTTCACACCTTAAACTCCTCATTACTGCTAATACACTCATTGTCTGCATCAACGCAAATAAGGAACACATCAGTAATGTCAGACCAGCCTAACATAGAAACGATATATGACTGCCTTATGCTATCAGTCAAGTGAATTCTCTTAAGCCAATAGATATACCTTTCCTGTCCCAGGAACACCATGTATGTAAAGGCATCTACCCAGGCATTGATCATCGCATATGGCACCTTTTACGAATGTAGTTATCTCTTCCATTTCTCTGCAAAAGAGAGCACTTCTTTGTCAGAAAATACCGAGCAAATTGCATGAAGAATAAAGATTGCACCTTGGGAAAGACGTACTTGGTTCTACAAGGTAGAGACTTGGGTAAAGTTGCCAGCAAGAGGGTTCCTTTTGCTTTCTCAAGTTCAGTAAGCTTATGAGACCTCACATGTTCTGGTATCTTCTTTACACCAATCTTTTGTAGTCCAAAAAACCGACCCTTTCTAGAATTCTGCACTCTTACACAAACTAATTAGCTTTCTGCAACATGAAGAAGTGAACTATGAGTCTGTCGAAGGACAAGTTGTATACCGCAGCCAAAGGATGAGCTGGAGATGGTCTGGTTAATAGATTACTTAGTTTTTCCCGTTCATATTCTACATCATCTTCCCCATCAGAGTCTTGATCTTCGCAAGAGTTCCAATCCCCATCATTCTCAGCTTCATCATCATCCTACCAAATGAGAAGACAGCTTAATAGTTCGGAATAGTTCATCAGATATGAGCAAAAGGTTCCACAAATatcatcaaaaattattttattaataacatACCACCGCATTATCTTCAATCTCAGAAATGCGCTTGAAACTATGCCAGTGaatgtcatattcatattcacaaaggaaaacATCATCTCCATCATTTCTTGCCTTCTCAAATTCTTTTGGATATAAAACAAAGCAATGTCTGATGACAGATTCCATCTGCAGATAGAATCGTAGGCCTTTATTAACAGATGTAATTGGTCACTTACTCGTAACATGTCCAATCAATTCAGACCGCCAGATAAGCAGAAAAAATGGAAGCTTTGGCTCATTTCTGTTGGGGTGAGAGTCTTATCCCGCTAAATTCGTTATAACATCCAAACCCCCAAAGCAAAATCTTACCACTTGCAATCTTTCTCTTTTGAGAACTCTATCAAGAATTACCCAATGGTAGATCAATACATTTACACCTATCGTTTGATTTTGGGAAGTTATCAATCAATTGAACTGATCAACAGGTAAATGACATTTTCTACCATAACAAAATTACAACCCTCAAGCAGCAAAATAGGTAGCATATAACTTCCACAGTGAAAAACATTACATTGTAAGACACAATAGAGAATACCATAATATTACCTCAACATCAGCAAAATCATTGGTCCGATAAAGTTCTCTCCTTAAGTTATGTGGCTGTCTTCCTGCATCTGTTTCCTCAGGAATAATATACCAATGTGCCCGGAACCAATATGTACCATCCACTTCTTTCCATATACTATAACATTGATATCACAATTAGTCATACATTACGACCACTGATATGTAACATCAAAGAAACCACAAAAAGTTCTTATAATTAACATACAAAATAGGAAAGCTCGTATACCTCTCAATACGAGCTGCCCACAGATCACTGTCAAGTAACTTCTCCTTAGCAGTCCTTACCCGTTTCTTCCCCTTGGGTGGTGCAGGCATTTCCATTATTTTCCCTAATTTCTTCGCCTCGCAATACACACAAATCCAATCTCCTTCAGGAACCTCCTTTAAAGGTGGCTTCAAACACTTCAAATGAAACCCTCCTAAGCATTCATCACACTCAATCATAATTACCCTCCCTGCTGGCTTGTAACAAATCCTACATTCCTCCACTTCGGGATCCTCATTGTCCGAACCAGCATCTTCTCTCCTCTTAACATATACATCATCCCCCACACCAAACTCCCCCCCATCAAAAACCACTTTTTTATAATACACCCTCTTCTTACAACTCCTCGAAACACTTCTTTTCTCAACACCCACATTTTTTCTCTCTACACATTTCCTTTTTCTCTTCGATTCAGTAAGTCCCGGTGTCAAAATAGGGGTTAAATCAGCAACTTTAGATTTCCTTCTTTTAGCTGAATTGGTACCATTTTTCGGAGTAAAGTTCAGAGATTTACCTCTTAGGGCAGAAGTTGGAGGCGACAGAGGCTCCGGCGCCGGCGTTCGAGGGGTGGCGCTAAGGCGAACAGAACGGCGGCAATTGGTGGGGTTTAGGGTTTGTGGGGTTTTAGGGAAAATGGGATCTGAAGGAGATAAACTGGAAATGGGAAGTGGGTTTTGCTGCTTAATGGGTGTTGCGTTAGGGGATTGTTTCGATTTCTTCTTCGGCGTACTTTCACCAAAATCCATCGAAAAATTCGAGAAAAAAATGGATTTCTGTGTATTGTAGCTACTTCTATTACAAGATTTTGAAGAAATGGGAACTTACATACCTTCAATATTCATCTGCGAGGAGCAATTTATACACTGTTCCTTAGCTTTTGAggggaaagaagaagaagaagcagcaGCACAGAGGTCAATGCAAGAATGGTAACTGAGAGCTGAGAGGAGTGGTACTTTGTGCTTATGAGATTGTTCTTGACCGTTAGAAGTATATGAAGTTATATCTTTTGTCACTTAGGTCcattttagtttatattttaagttttaataatACGATATTAGCTCTGTTAGTTTCTTATATTAAACACATTTGATCCTAGACAAGTTTAGGATAACACATCCCATGTAATCTCACAATTCGAATTTAGAGAGGAAGTGATACTTTGTGCTTACGAGATTGTTGTCCGTTAGAAGTATATGAAGTTTTATCTTTCGTCACTTAGGTCCGTTTTAGTTTATATTTAGGATTTGAAGAATAGGATATTAACTCGGTTAATTTCTTATATTAGACACATTTGATCCTACTCAAGTTTACAATAACATATCTCATGTAATCTCACAAATCAAATTTGGAGAGGAGTGATACTTTGTGCTTACGAGGTTGTTGTTAATCGTAAGACGCATATGAAGTTATATCTTTTGTCACTTGTAtctatcttatttatgttttagagtttgaagaataAGACATTAGCTTAACTAGTTTCTTTTATTAGACATATTCAGTTCTATAAGTCTACAATAATATATCTTGtgtaatcataattaaaatctggagaaatttttacttttatttgtgaAGGTAAAACTATTGTTTATAATAAACCCCagattaaataaaacataaaaaaaaaagatattatacaAAGCAAATACAGTAACAAAGAAATCATGacgaaaataaaaaacaatagtaCTAGTTAAACGAATTTGATAatccaacaacaacaaaagctatgtttaattatttattaattttaatttttttaattgaaaccCATTTTTTACccgagataaaataaaattagatacatataaagaatatatatccAATTTCATTCCTACAATAtgaaaatagataaattatttttattagaattttgactcaaataaaattataaaaggaCATCTTTCAATtgtcaaaaattaaaagaagaagaatgtaattaaaatttatctcTCAATAATTGTTTTGTCATAAAATAGAAACTGTCTcacttattatgatatgaaacttttatataattattgcaCCGACACCCGCAGGAGCACGATAACTTTTTCGTATTAtttcgtttcaatttatgtgttatatatatattttttaatatctaaaaaaaactaatcatTTTATAGTtatgataattttctttttatgaaatgataatatagtaatacaaatttttattactataattgaatggtaaatattttttcattcttaattaattaaaaattttatatttaaactctaAGTAGACAAtcacatttatttaaaaatcctGTTAATATGAGATATTCGACATGAATCTTAATTCAGTGCCTatgtttgaaaattaaaatgtaggatttgaaattttaacttatattcTAAAAAGATGAATTTTGAACTTTCGAAACTACTAAGTCAATTTATATTCTTATGTTTAGAGGATTTAAaatatctctatatatatatatatgtacgcgtcaaaatattaataaaattatcttatatatacgatattattaaaaagatttACGTAAACACCATTAAACCCTAAATTTGTCCCAGCATATATAGAAACAAGCAACTAACATGGCCTTCAAatattgtttctttctttttgtggaCATGAGTGTTTGTTAGGTCAATTCTTAGGTTTTCTAATATTAGCCTTTTTGTTGTCCTACCATAACAATGAAGGACTCTAATATTTTTACAAGTATCCTTAATTccttaattttaagttttagtCGGAAGATTTTCGCTCAATAtttgatattcatatttaaaaataatttaatttaaatttaaattaaaaagttttcacGGGCAATAAAATCACTCCGGTAATTAAAGTATATATACTTATACTCTTGTATACATCCAATATCACACACAGATTATGAGtacaataacaattttttaCAGAAAAAATTAAGCATTTTGTGATGATCGTCCATCATGTCGTCATGTCACTTATCATAATTTTTGTCCATGATGATAAAGAGGATAACATTTTTCATGAGAAATTTTTACAgaaaaaattaagtattttgTGATGATCGTCCGTTATCTCGTCATGTCACTTAGAATTAAGCGTcacttatcatattttttatccatAATATAAAGGAGAATAACATTTATGAGAGGATACTAGAAGAAGGGAGTAGCATTCAAACACAATAATAATGTCATCta
This window encodes:
- the LOC107014942 gene encoding origin of replication complex subunit 1A-like: MDFGESTPKKKSKQSPNATPIKQQNPLPISSLSPSDPIFPKTPQTLNPTNCRRSVRLSATPRTPAPEPLSPPTSALRGKSLNFTPKNGTNSAKRRKSKVADLTPILTPGLTESKRKRKCVERKNVGVEKRSVSRSCKKRVYYKKVVFDGGEFGVGDDVYVKRREDAGSDNEDPEVEECRICYKPAGRVIMIECDECLGGFHLKCLKPPLKEVPEGDWICVYCEAKKLGKIMEMPAPPKGKKRVRTAKEKLLDSDLWAARIESIWKEVDGTYWFRAHWYIIPEETDAGRQPHNLRRELYRTNDFADVEMESVIRHCFVLYPKEFEKARNDGDDVFLCEYEYDIHWHSFKRISEIEDNAVDDDEAENDGDWNSCEDQDSDGEDDVEYEREKLSNLLTRPSPAHPLAANSRKGRFFGLQKIGVKKIPEHVRSHKLTELEKAKGTLLLATLPKSLPCRTKEMEEITTFVKGAICDDQCLGRCLYIHGVPGTGKTMSVLAVMRSLRCEVDAGSIKPYCFVEINGLKLASPENIYSVIYEALNGHKVGWKKALHSLNERFSNVAERSKEENRPCILLIDELDLLVTRNQAVLYNILDWPTKPHSKLIVIGIANTMDLPEKLLPRISSRMGIQRLCFGPYNYQQLQEIILTRLNGIEAFEKPAIEFASRKVAAVSGDARRALEICRRAAELADYRVKKLLPIPDSAAPGKMLVRMADVEAAIQEMFQAPHIQLMRSSSKLSKIFLAAMVYEGHKTGMSETTFDQLATTVSCLCTSNGEKFPGWDMLLKVGCKLGECRIILCEPGVKHKLQKLQLNFPSDDVSFALKDSKELSWLARYL